The Streptomyces sp. NBC_00576 genome contains the following window.
GGTTCGGTGAGTCCGAGGAGGAGTTCGGCGAGGGCGCGGCCGCCGCGCATGCCCGGGTTGAACGCCTCGATGAGGGCTGCCGCGTTCAGTGCCGACTCGGGGAGGGTGCTCGGCTTGGACTGGATCAGTACGACGATCATGGGTGTGCCGGTGGCGGCGACTGCGTCCAGCAGTGCGATCTGGCTTCCTTGGAGGTCGAGCGTGGCCGTGGAGCGCACCTCGCCGGTGAGGTCGATGGTGTCTCCCACGACCACCACGGCGTAGTCGGCTGCCTCTGCCGCGGAGGTGGCCTCCCGGAGTTGTGCCTGGTCGACCGGGGCGGGGGTGAAAACGGGCGGCTGCGGTTGGCCGTCGGGCCCGAGGGACCACTCGGAGTTGGAGGCGGGGCTTTCAATGTCGGCTCCGCGGGCGTGCGCGATGGTCCAGTCGGCGGGTACGACGGCGCGAAGGCCGTCGAGCACCGTCTCCACCGTCTTGCGTGGATGTCCGTCGGGCATCCACGGGACCTGGCCGGTGGCGCCTGCCCAGTCGCCGAGCATGGCTTGCGGGCTGTCGGCGTTGGGGCCGATGACCGCGATCGTCCGCGGTGTGCCCTGGCTCGCGGCGCGGCCGGTTGTGTCCGAGGTCAGCCCGCCGTCGAGGGGCAGGATCCCCTCGTTGCGCAGCAGCACCATGGAGCGTCGGGCGGTCTCCAGGTTGAGGTCGGCGTGTTCGCGGCAGCCGATCACCTGTGCCTGCCGCTCGGGGTCGGGGGCGCGGGGGTCCTCGAAGAGCCCGAGCTCGAACTTCAGTCGCAGAACCCGCCGTACCGCGTCATCGATCTGTTTCTCGTCGACCAGGCCGCGGGCGACCGCCTCCTGCGCACCCTCGAAGAACGCCGGTGTGGCCATGATGAGGTCGTTCCCGGAGTTGACGGCGACCGCCGCCGCCTCGGCGTAGTCGGCGCAGGTGCGCTGGTCGTAGACCATCCGGCCGACGTTGTCCCAGTCGGTCACCAGCGTGCCGGTGAAGCCCCACTCACCCTTGAGTACATCGTTGATCAGCCACTGGTTCGCGGTGATGGGCACCCCGTCGATCGACTGGTAGCCGAGCATGAAGCCGCGGCAGCCGGCCCGAACGGCTTGCTCGAACGGGGGCAGGAACCACGAGCGCAGCTTGCGTGGGCTGAGATCGGCTTCGCTCGCGTCGCGCCCGCCCAGGGTCTCGGAGTAGCCCGCGAAGTGCTTGGCGTACGCCAGCACGGCTGTCGGGTCGCTGAGGCCCTCACCCTGGTAGCCGCGCACCATTGCCGCGCCGAGTTCGCCGATCAGGAACGGGTCCTCGCCGAACGTCTCGTTGATCCGGCCCCAGCGCAGGTCCCGGGTGATGCACAGGACCGGGGAGAAGGTCCCGTGGATTCCGGTCGTCGCGATTTCGGTCGCGGCCGCGCGGGCCACCCGGTGGAGCAAGGAGGGATCCCAGGTGCAGCCCATGGCCAGCTGGGTCGGGAAGATGGTCGCGCCCGGCCAGAAGGAGTGGCCGTGGATGCAGTCGTCGACGGTGAGCAGGGGAATGCCGAGCCGTGTCCGCTGGGCCATTTCCATGGCCTCGGGCATCCGTTCGGGAGTCACATGCAGGACGGATCCGGCCAGCTTGGTCGACAGGATGTCCACCAGGTCCCCGTGTTGTGCGTCGAGCATCAGCAACTGCCCGACCTTCTCCGGCAGGGTCATCCGGGACAGCAGGTCCTCGGTTCTCGAGTCCACGGCCGCTTCCGGATCCAGGTACGTGGCAGGGCGGACCGGCTGTCCCACTATGTTCTCCAAGTCATCAGTAGTCGCGGGTGAGGAAGTTCGTTGCGGACCGGGGTGGTTGCCACGGTCGACGGCGCTTCGCCGCAGAGACACTGCCGCCCGCCACGGCGGGGCTCGCGGGCTGTCCGCCCGACGCCCGGTCGGGACCGGGAACGGCGCACAGCGAGGCGGACGCCGGTGTGTCACTTCAGGCCGGTGGTGGCGATGCCGGCGACGAATTGGCGCTGGAAGAGGAGGAAGACGATCGTCACCGGGAGCAGGACGACGACGCTGCCGGCGAGGAGGATGCCGTAGCGGGTGAAGTCCTGTCCGCTGCTGGCCAGGGCGAGGCCGACGGGGAGGGTGTACTGGCTTTCGTTCTGGGCCACGACCAGCGGCCACAGGAAGTTGTTCCAGGAGCCGAGGAAGGTGATGATCCCCAGGGTGGCCAGGGCGGGTTTGGTCAGCGGCAGGATGATCTTCCAGAAGATGGCCAGTTCGCTGCAGCCGTCGACGCGGGCGGCGTCGATCAGTTCGTCGGGCAGGGAGGAGATGAACTGCCGCATCAGGAACACCCCGAAGGGGGTGGCAAGGAAGGGCAGGATCAGCCCGAGCAGGGAGCCGGTCAGATTCATGTTGGCCACCAGCACGTACAGCGGCACGAAGGTGACCAGGCCGGGGATCATGAGGGTCCCGATGACCAGCGTGAATACGGCGCGCTGTCCCCGGAACTCCAGCTTGGCCAGGGCGTAGCCGAGCATCGAGCAGAAGATCAGGTTCCCGGCGGTGACTGCGAGAGCCACGGTCACGGAGTTGGCGAACATGCTCGTGAAGTCGAGCCTGCTGAACAGTTCGTGGAAGTTGGCGGTAGTGGGTGCTGTGGGGATCAGCACGGGAGGTACGGCGCGGATGTCGGCCTCGGGTTTGAAGGAACCGGAGAGCATCCACAAGAACGGCGCGATCATCAGCAGTAGAGCACCGGCAAGTGGTATGTACAGCCAGGGGTGGCCCCAGGTCTGCCGGATGTGGCGGCGCCGCAGGGCCTGGTCCGCGCCGGATGGCGCTGTCGGGAGGGTGGAGAGGGTGTTCATGGGTATCAGTCCTTGTCTCGCAGTATCCGGAACTGCAGGACGGTCAGCGCGACGATGAGGACGAAGATGACGTAACCGGCGGCCGAGGCCACGTCGTAGTTGCCGTTGCCGAACTGCTGGTAGGCGTACATCGTGGCCGAGAGGGTGGAGTCCAGCGGTCCGCCCTGGGTCATCACGAAGGGTTCGTCGAAGAACTGCAGGTAGCCGATGCCTGTGGTCACGGCCGTGAGCAGCAGGGCGGGGCGCAGGAGGGGGAAGGTGACCTGCCAGAAGCGCTGCCAGGCCCCGGCGCCGTCGAGTTCGGCCGCCTCCATCAGGGACTGGGGCACGGACTGCAGTCCGGCGAGCATGATGATCATGACGGTGCCGAGGTTGCGCCATACGGCCATGAGGATCATGACGGGGAGGGCGAAGCGGGTGTCGGCCAGCCAGGCGGGGCCGTCGATCCCGAACCAGCCCAGGACGGTGTTCACCAGTCCCGTGCGCGGTTCCAGGAGGGTCTTCCACACCACGGCGATGGCCACGATGCTGGTGATGACCGGGAGGTAGAAGCCGACCCGGAAGACGGCCCGGAAGCGGCGGATGCCGCGGTCGAGGGCGACCGCCGCGGCGAGCCCGGCGGCCAGCGTCAGAGGCAGACCCACCACGACGAAGACGGCGGTGTTGCGCAGCGCGTGAACGAACTGCTCGTCCTGGAAGAGCCGTACGTAGTTGTCGAAGCCGGTGAACGACACGTTCAGCGGGGTGCGCAGGTCGGCGCTCTGGGTGTCGGTCAGGCTCATCAGCAGCGACCAGACGACCGGCAGCAGCATGAAGGCCAGGAACAGGGCGAGGAACGGGGCAGCGAGAGTCCAGGCGGCCCTTGTCTGCCTACCGCGCGCCGTGCTCCGGAGCGCGAAGGGCCGGCGACCGGCACTTTGCTGCGGCCCTGCGGTGCTCGACTCGTGGGCGTCGCCCTGCCCGGGAAGCGTTTTCGTGGACATGGATGTCATCCGTCCCTGCGAGGGGTGCTCACGCGGCGGCGCTCAGCGGCCGGTGCCGATGGAGGTGGCCTTGGACTGCAGCGCCTGCTGCACCTGGGCGACCGTGGCCTTGCCGAGGGACAGCCTCTCCAGCTGGGAGTCGACGGCGTCGGCGATCTGCTGCCAGGTCCCGATGGCGGGCGGCGCTTTGCTGACCTTGAGCTGGTCGGCGAACGCCTTCATCGTCTCGTCCTCGCTCAGCTTCGCCTCGTCCCACGCGCTGGGCGACGGCGGAATGTTGCCGGTGGCCTTGGCGTAGGCCGCGAGGTTGGCGGGCTCGGTGAGGAACCGGGCGAACTTCCATGCCGCGTCGGCGTTCTTGGCGTCCTTGAACACCGCCAGGTCGCTGCCGCCGGCGAACCCGGCGGGCTGCTTGGAGTACGGCAGCGGCGCGGTTTCCCACGTGCCGTCCAGCTTCGGGGCGTCGTTGTGGAGGCTGCCGCCGACCCCCGGGCCCTCCTGGTAGGTGGCGATCTGGCCGGCCTGGAACGCCGGCATGCTTTCCGTCTTGTCGGTCGGCGCCAGGCCCTGCTTGGGGATGCTCGCGTAGTACTCCAGAGCCTTGGCGACCTCGGGCGAGTCGAAGGTGAACTTCCCGGTCTCGGCGTCGTAGATGTCACCGCCCTGCTGCCAGACCAGCGGCAGCCAGAAGATCCAGGAGTTGAAGCCGATGTTCCACCCGGTCGAGTAGCGCAGCTTGGGATTCTGCTTGCCGGCGGTGGCCTGGATGGCCTTGAGGTCCTTCAGGTAACCGTCCCAGGTGCCGGCCGGGGCGCCCTTGATGCCGGCCTTCGCGGTGAGGTCGGTGCGGTAGTAGACCACCATGGTGTTCGCGATGAACGGCACACCGTAGGACGTGTCCTTGTACTTGGTGGTGTCCCACTGGCCGGGGTAGAAGCTTGAGGACTTGATCGACGCCGGGGTGGCCTGGAAGCCGTTCATGGCGGCCATCTCGGCCATCCAGGTGGTGCCGACCACGGACATGTCCGGTGTGTTGCCACCGGCGATCGCGGTGGTCAGCTTGTCGTGGGCGGCGTCCCACGGGACGGGGGTGATCTTGACGTGGGCGTCCGGGTTCTCCTGCTCGAACTTCTTGGCCAGGTTCTTCAGGGCGGGGTCGGTGTCACCCATGGCCCACATGACCAGCGTCCCCTCGGCCTTGCCGCTGCTGATCTTCGCAGGAGCGTCCTTGCCGGGGCCGGAGTCCGCGCTGCGGCCGCAGCCGGTGGCCAGCAAGGCTGCTGTGACGGTGACGGACAGGGCCTGGACGGTTCTGACAGTGTGACGAGTGGTGGTACGCATAGTGCGGCTCCTTTTGCCGTTGAGCGGTACAGGACTCTGGGGCGGCAGAGGACAAGAACGGTCGGGTGACCGGCAGGGTCAGGCCATGGGTCGCAGACCTGGGGGCCGGCGGTGACATCGGCGGTCAGTCGCGGATCGCGACTGCAGCGTCCGACGCGGAGCTGGTGGCGGCCGGGCAGGGTGTGCCAGGCGTACCGGTGTCCCGCATCGGGAGACCGCAGGCGAGCACGTGCGCCTCGGCGGTGACGCGTGATCCTGGTTCTGCGTGGATGGCGGTGAAGCGGCCGGCACGCGGGCAGGCCGGTCGGGTCGACATGTGCAGCGGCTTCAGCTGGACCTGAACGACCTACCGGCCCGCCCGAGGGCCGGTGTTGGTCAGTTCCACGGCCAACTGGAGTCCGTCCCCGCCTACGGGGCTGGATGGGCGGCGGGGACGGACGGTTCAGAAATGGTGACGACTCATACGTCCACCGGGTGCGGCCGAGCGAGAGCCCTACCCAGGCCGGAAGCGCACTGAGCCCTTGGCGGTCCCGGAACCGGTGGCAGCGCGATGACGTCGCGTCAGTTTAAGTTCGGCTGAAACGACGATCCACGGATCACGAGGCTGGTCGGAATGGTGCGCGAGGGGGCGGCCTCCGGCGATCTGCGCACGTGGTCCAGGAGCAGACGCGCCGCCGCCTCACCCATCTCCCGCATCGGCTGGCGAATGGTGGTCAGTGCCGGATAGGTGTACGACGCCAGCTCGACGTCATCGAAGCCCACTACGGCGACATCCTGCGGAATCTCAAGGCCGGCGTGGTGCAACGCGGCGAGCACGCCGGCCGCTGACGGGTCGTTGTGCCCGAAGACGGCGTCGAACTCGACGCCGTCCGCGAGAGCTTGCGCGACCGCGCTCCGGCTGTTCTCGAACTGGAAGTCGCCGCAGATGATGCTGCGCCGGTCGAGCTCGATCCCGGCCTGCGCATAGACATCCACGAAGCCACCCAGCCGTTCCCGGGTACAGCCGTACGCCTCGGGACCGGTCACCACCAGAGGACGACGGCGCCCGATCTCCAGCAGGTGCCGCGCGGCCTGCTCGCCCCCCTCCCGGTTGGTGGTGGTCACGTAGGGGAATCCAGGCCGCTGGAAGCGGTCGTCGATCAGCACCACCGGCAGTCCCGATTCGTGCAGTTCCGTGATGTATCCCAGGGCCCCCTCGGGCTCGAGCACCAGCAGACCGTCGAACGACTTGGCGGCGACCTGCAGGCCCAGCCTGCGCAGTGACTCCTCGCCGCGGTTCCAGGTCAGCATGCGCAGTCCGAAGCCCTCGCTCTCCAGCGTGTCGACGACCGCCTGCACGATGCCGGACCAGACCCAAGCCAGATCAGGGACCAGCATGCCGATCATCTGTGTCGTGCCGCGGGCGAGCCCCACAGCCCCGGCACTCGGCACATAGCCGAGCTCCGAGATCGCCTTGCGGACCTTCAAGACAGTGTTCTCGTGGATCTCGCCTTTGTCGTTCAGCACCCGCGAGACCGTCGTCTTGCTGACTCCGGCCCGCGCGGCCACGTCAGCGATTGTGATTCCCATGCCACCCTCCCTCCCTCCATGCAAAGGCGGAAGACAGCCCTCCCGCACCGAAGGACTGATCGTACAAAGACTCGTGCAACCGGTACCGAAAGCGATCCCGGAACCGGTTTCGGTACCGGTTCCGGAAGTGAAGCACCGAGATGTCCCACCGGTCAACACACCGGACCCAACTCGTTAACAAGGAATTTGCGACCTGCGACCACCAGGAGCCAGCGGGGCGGAGCCCAGCGCCGTCCTTGAGGAGTGCGAGACGAACGGTGGCGAGGCTGGTCGCCTCCCGGTCGGCTATGGCCTGCAGGGACAGGCGGTCTCGTTCGTACCAGACGCGCCACTGCCTCACGCGGGTGGCGGTGTGCTGGGTGCGGCGAAAGCGGGGCAGGCTCCAGTCGACGGGGTGTTGGGAGAGCAGGTAAATGGCGTGGGATGTGGTGGTGTTCAGGGTGCGCGCGACGCGCGCGATGGAGAAGTCGCCTTGGGGCACGGCCCGGTGGAGCCGGTCGGCGCTGATGCTGTCGGGGTCGGGGTCGGGGTCGGGGTCGGGGTCGGGCAACTGGAGGTGACGCAGCGCGCGGGCGGGCAGCCGCGGGGTCCACTGGAGCGGTTCGTCGATGCCGTGCTCGTCGAGGAGCGCACGTGCGGCGCGGGTGAGCAGATCGGCCTCTGCGGGCAGAATCCGCCACCGGAACCGCTGGTTTGCTGGCGTTGAGAACTGGTGGCGGGTGCGATGTCCGGGTGCGCGAAGTGCGTCAGAGAGCCGATGTGCCCGGTCGACGGGCGAAGAGGCAGTCGGACAGCTCGTCGGCGAGCATCCGAACGCTGGTCTGCCAGGACGATGCGCTGTTCCAGCGCCAGGAGCAACTGGCGCCGGCGCGGCCCTGCTCGGTGTCGATAGTGAAGGGCGGCATGTCCAGGTGCGTGGTGCGCCGACCGGTCTGCGTCAGGACTGTCTCGCCGACTGCTTCGCCTTCGCTGAACAGGCCCTTGACCGCAAGACCCACGCCGACCTTGAGGAGGGTGACGGGGAACTCGTTGGCGATCCACTTCAGGTGGTTGCTGACCTCGATGCCGCTGGTCTTGCACCACTTGAGGAAGTGCAGCAGATGATGGATCACAGCCCGCACACAGGGCTCGGGCCGCCCGGGCAGGCGCTCAGCAGCTTCCCCCAACGGGACACCGTCAAGGTCGGCGCACCGTAGCTCGTCCAGAAGATCAGGCGCGAGAAGCCACTCGCGGCGGAACCCGGCCAGGAAGCGGATGTTCTCCAGCTCCGCTTCCGGCGGCTCACTCCACACCTCGTAGCGCCACCCGCGCGACTCCACCGCCAGCCGGGTCCATGTGGAAGCGAAGACCACCACCGGCTTCGCCAGCCGCTGATACGGCTTGACGTCCACCCCCACCGGGCCGTGCTCTGTGATCAGGAAGTAGTCCGGGACGGAGCAGCCGAAGCCAACAGATCGAGCGAAGCAGTCGACCATGAGACTGTCCATGGAAGGTCTGCCTCACGTTCGATTCACTCCAATGAGCGAACAGGCTGACCAGCCAATCTCAGATTTGTGGCCGATCAGCCACCCAGCGGCCATCGGTCGTGAGATTCGACCACGGGAACTCTGGGATCCCACAACGTCAGGTCAGGTCAGGTCACCAACCACGACCTTGTCCGTTCTGTCGCCCCGGCTCAGACACGCTCTCCGGCGGCGCTCACCAGCGCGTCGAAGAGTCTCTGCTGTGCCGGGTCCTCGTGTGCGGTGTCCTCGGGGTGCCACTGGACGGCCGTGAACCAGCTCCGGGTGTCCGGGAGTTCGAGCGCCTCGATCGTGCCGTCCACCGCCGTGGCGATCACTTCCAGGCCGGCGCCCGGGCGGTCGACGCGCTGGTGGTGGTAGCAGGAAGCCTCCGCCTTCTCCGCACCGACGACCCTTGCCAGCAATGAACCCTGACGAATCGTCACCGGGTGTATTACGTGCCGGTGTTCGCGCTCCGGGCCGCCCATGTCCTGGTCGAGCGTGCCGCCCAGGGCGACGTTGACGACCTGCAGGCCGCGGCAGATCGCGAGCAGCGGGATGCCCGACTCCAGGGCGCTGCGGGCGACTTGGAGGTCGAAGGTGTCCTGGAGGTCGTCGACGTCGTACACCGAGTCGTGGGTGTCGGCGGCGCCGTAGCGGTGCGGGGCGAGGTCGCCGCCGCCGGGGAGCAGGACGCCGTCGAACCGGGCGAGGCGGGCGGCCACGTCACTCTCCGCGGGATGGATGGTCGCCGGTTCGCCGCCCGCTCGCCAGACGGCCTCGATCAGCGCGCGGGCGTTGACCTCGGCGGCGTACCGCAGAGCGGACGTGGAGGCGGCGAAGCGGGCCGGGATCGCGATGAGCGGCCTTGGTCGCGTCGTCACAGCTGGATCCAGGTGGTCTTGAGCTCGGTGTACTTCTCCAGGGCGTGCGCTGACTTGTCGCGGCCGTTGCCGGACTGCTTCATGCCGCCGAAAGGGACGGTCAGGTCGCCCTCCTCGTAACAGTTGACCCAGACCGTGCCGGCTTTCAGCGCCCGTGAGACCTGGTGGGCGGTGGTCAGGTCCGAGGTCCACAGGCCGGCGGCGAGGCCGTAGTCGGTGGCGTTGGCCAGCCGTACCGCCTCGTCCACGTCGTCGAAGGTGAGGATGGACAGGACCGGGCCGAAGATCTCCTCGCGGGCCAGGCGCGTCCCGGGGCCTACCTGGTCGAACACGGTCGGCTCCAGATAGGTGCCGCCCGTGGTCTCCAGGACGCGGGTGCCGCCGGTGCGCAGCCGGGCGCCCTCCTCCCGGCCCGCGCCGATGTGGTCGAGTACGCGGCCCAGGTGGGGCTCCCCGACCAGCGCACCCATCTCCGTGGCCGGGTCGAGGGGGTCACCGACGCGCAGTTCGCGCGCCCGGCGGACGATGGCCTCGGTGACCTGCTCGGCGATGGAGGAGTGGACCAGGAGCCGGGAGGGTGCGGTGCACATCTCGCCCTGGTTGAAGAAGATGCCCCAGGCGGCGGTGGCGGCGGCCTTCTCCAGGTCGGGGGCGTCGGGAAGGATGATGTTGGGCGACTTGCCGCCGAGCTCCAGCCAGACGCGCTTGAGGTTGGAGTCGGCGGAGTACCGAAGGAAGTGGCGGCCGACAGCAGTGGAGCCGGTGAACGCCAGTACATCGACGTCGGGATGGAGCCCGAGCGCCCGGCCGGCACCCGGGCCGTCCCCGGCGACGACGTTGAGGACGCCCGGCGGCAGCCCGGCCTGGGTGCCGAGCCGGCCCAGCTGCAACGCGGACAGCGGGGAGTTCTCCGAGGGCTTGAGCACGACCGTACAACCGGCGGCGAGTGCCGGGGCGACCTTCCAACTGGCCAGCGTGAGCGGGAAGTTCCAGGGGACGACCGCGCCGACGACGCCGGCCGGTTCGCGGGTGACGAGGGCGAGCGCGTCGGGGGCGGTGTGCGGGGACTCGTCGGTGAGTTTGTCCGCCAACTGCCCGTACCAGCGGAAGGTGTTGATGGCGGCGCGCAGTTCGATGTCGTGCGCGTCCGTGATCGGCTTGCCCATCTCCAGGGTCACCGTCAGGGCGAGCAACTCGCGCTGCTCTTCGAGGAGTTCGGCGAGCCGCAGCAGCACCCGGCCCCGTTCGGCGGGCGCAAGGCGCGGCCAGGGTCCGGTGTCGAAGGCCCGGCGGGCGGCGGCCACGGCGGCGTCCACCTCGGCGGGCCCGCCGTCGGCGACCTCGGTCAGCACCTGGCCGTCGCGGGGCGAGACGACGGCGAAGGTGGCGCCGCCGCCGGGCTCGTCCCTGCCGTCGATGTGGTGTGCGCCGTGCACCGTCGGCGCCTTGGCTCGGCGGAGCCACTCGTCGTGGGTGACAGGCGACATGCGGGCCTCCAGAACAGATGGATATGTGGGGAGTGGTCGAGAGAACGCGGGTGAAGGCCTCCGGAGCGGCCGGTGCCGCTCCGGAGGCCGGCGGGGGGCCGGGTCAGGCGTCGGCGGCCTGAACACGCGGTCGCGTCAGCCGGGCGGTGACGACTCCGAGGGCCATGACGGCCGGGACGGTCAGTTCCAGCCACAGGGCGGTGTCGCTGTCGCCGCCGATGAGGGTGGTGAAGTTGTCGAGGATCAGCCAGACGGCGCCCGCGACGGCGACCGTGGCCAGGGCGGGGGCGATCAGGGTGTTCCACAGGCGCGTGTCCAGGCGCTCGCGGCGGAAGAAGACGACCACGGACACCGAGGTCAGCAGGTACAGGAGCATCATTCCGAGGACGGCGACCCCGCTGAACCAGGAGAAGAGCGTCAGCACGGGGTCCTTGCCGGCGAGGGCGAAGGGAACCACCAGGACCACCGCGACGGCCGTCTGCACGCAGCCCGCCACCCAGGGTGAACGGCGGCTGTTGAGCGTACAGAGGCGGCCGGGAAGCAGTCCGTCGCGGCCCAGCGAGAACAGGTAGCGGTTGGCCGAGTTGTGGAAGGTGAGGAGGCCGGCGAAGAGGGAGGTGGCCAGCAGGACCGGCAGGACGTCGCCCACCCAGTTGCCGAACTCGGCGGCGATCGGGGCGAAGACGAACGCGGTCGAGTCCCCGCTCTCCAGCGCCTTGCCCGCCGCCGCGACGGCCGTCGAGGGGCCATGCGCGGAGACGAGCATCCAGGAGGTCAGGGCGAAGAAACCGACGACCACGACGATCGCGAGGTAGGTGGCGCGCGGGACGGTCTTCTTCGGTTCGCGCGCCTCCTCGCCGTAGATCGCGGTGGCCTCGAATCCGAACATGGAGGCGAGGGCGAACATCACGGCAACGCCCGGCGCGCCCTGGGTGATGGCGCTCGGTGAGAAGGTCTCCGAGATCCCGAGCCCCTCCGGTCCACCACCCTTGAAGAGGGTGACGAGGCTGAAGACGAGCAGGATGCTGAACTCGGCCAGGACGAAGACCGCGAGCAGTTTGGCGCCCATGTCGATGCCGGTGGCGCCGAGCAGCTGCACGAGGGCCATGGTGGCCAGCGACCACACCCACCACGGCAGGTCGAGACCCGTGTGGGTGCTGACCAGGCCGTTGACGATGGCGCCGTACAGCCCGTACATGGCGGCCTGGATGGCGCAGTACGCGAAGAGCGCCACGCCCGCGCTGCCGGCCCCGGCGGTCCGCCCGAGACCTTTGCCGATGTACGTGTAGAACGCGCCCGCGTCGACGACGTGCCGGCCCATCGTGACGAAGCCGACGGCAAAGAGCAGGGTCACCACACCGACCAGCACGTATGCGCCGGCCGTGCCGGGACCGTTGCCGATCGCGACGGAGATGGGGACCGACCCGGCGATGCCGGTGAGCGGCGCCTGTGCGGACAGGACGAGGAAGAGGATGCCCAGCACGCCGAGAGCGTTGGGCTTGAGCTTGCCTGCGGGGGATGCGTCCCGCGCGGTCTGCTCTGGGGAGACCGTCTGACTGTCCACTCGGATCACCTGCCAGGGGAAGAGGGGGAATCGTTTCAGGCCAAACGAGTTGCCTCATGGTGGGGTGGAACTATCCGTTTGGCAAGGGGGTCGGCGCGGGCGATTCCGGCGCCGACGGGTTTTCTTACACAGCCGTAATCAGCGGCCGACCGTCGGCCGCCACGGGGAGAGTGCGCCTGCCGAAGACAGGGCGCGAGGCGAGCGCTCAGGCCTCGCCGTCGCGGTCGGCGGCCAGGAGCCGCAGGACGTTGCGCAGCTCGTCGAGGGCGTCCTCGATGATCTCGCGCTCGCCGAACACGAGCTGGTGCAGGACGAGGCCCTCCAGCGTGGCGAAGACCATGCGGGACAGGCCCTCGCCGACCGGCCCCGGCAGCAGCTGGGCCAGCTCGCGCCGGGTGGCCTCGAAGTACTCGTCGTCGTACAGGGCGCGCAGGTGCGGGAGCAGCTCGGGCCTGCGGCGGGACTCCAGCAGCAGTTCGTACTGGAAGGCCTGGAGATCGGGGCCGCTCTCCACCATCTCCGTCAGCCCGGCCGAGAAGTCGGCCGCCCTGCCCGTACCGGTTTCGAGGTCGCTGCTGGTCAGGGAGGAGCGGATGGCGTGGGTGAGGGCCTCTTCGATCAGCGCGTCGCGCGAGCCGAAGTGATGCACGACGAGCCCGTGGGTGACCCCCGCCTCCTCGGCGACCGCCCGGTACGTGAGCTTGCGGAGCCCGCCGCGGGCCACCACGCGTACGGCGGCGTTCAGCAGGGCCTCGCGGCCGGCTCCGTAGGTCACGCGCTTGCGGGGGCGGCGCGGGGCGGCGGGCTCGGTCATGCCCGCGACCCTACCCGTGGCCGTGACGCTGCCTGTGCCCACGGTCAACGCCGGGGCGCCCGGATGCCGCGGAACTCCCAGTCGCCGCCGAGCGCGGTGGACAGCACCTCCTCGGACTCGGTGGGCTGCGCGCCGACGTCGGTCCGGATCGGGGTCGGGCCGGTGACGATGTGGTTCGTCAGCCGTCCGAGCCCCTCGACCTCGACCTCGACGATGTCGCCGGGCTGGACGGGCCGGGAGTTGGCGGGAGTGCCGGAGAGCAGCACATCGCCCGGGTAGAGGGTGATGGTGCGGGCGATGTCGGCGACGAGATAGTGCATGTCCCACTCCATCTCGTCCGTCGAACCGTCCTGCACGACCTCGCCGTTGACATACGTGCGCAGGTACTTGCCGTGGAAGTCCCAGTCGGTGACCAGGCCGGGGCCGAGCGGGCAGAGCGTGTCGGAGCCCTTGACGCGGAGCATCGAGCCGGCGTCGGTGTCGCGGAAGTCGTGCAGACCGTAGTCGTTGGCGACGGTGTAACCGGCGATGTACTCCCCCGCCTCGGCCTGCGAGATGTTCCGCGCGGTCTTCCCGATGACGATGGCGACCTCGCCCTCGTAGTTGAGCCACTTGCAGCCCTCGGGACGGACGACGGCGCCCTGGTGGGAGTTGAGGGACGAGGTCGGCTTGTGGAAGTAGGTGGGTGTGGGCGTCAGCCGGATCTGGAACTCGTCCACGCGGCTGCGGTGGTTGAGGTGCACGGCGACAACCTTGGACGGCACGACCGGCGGCAGATGCCGCGCCTCGCCCACCTTGACCCGGCGGCCGTCCCCGGCGACGAGTTCGTCACCGTCGACGGTGACCTGGACGGCGGCGCCGTCGAGGAGGATACGGCGGTATTC
Protein-coding sequences here:
- a CDS encoding extracellular solute-binding protein, which encodes MRTTTRHTVRTVQALSVTVTAALLATGCGRSADSGPGKDAPAKISSGKAEGTLVMWAMGDTDPALKNLAKKFEQENPDAHVKITPVPWDAAHDKLTTAIAGGNTPDMSVVGTTWMAEMAAMNGFQATPASIKSSSFYPGQWDTTKYKDTSYGVPFIANTMVVYYRTDLTAKAGIKGAPAGTWDGYLKDLKAIQATAGKQNPKLRYSTGWNIGFNSWIFWLPLVWQQGGDIYDAETGKFTFDSPEVAKALEYYASIPKQGLAPTDKTESMPAFQAGQIATYQEGPGVGGSLHNDAPKLDGTWETAPLPYSKQPAGFAGGSDLAVFKDAKNADAAWKFARFLTEPANLAAYAKATGNIPPSPSAWDEAKLSEDETMKAFADQLKVSKAPPAIGTWQQIADAVDSQLERLSLGKATVAQVQQALQSKATSIGTGR
- a CDS encoding carbohydrate ABC transporter permease encodes the protein MPMNTLSTLPTAPSGADQALRRRHIRQTWGHPWLYIPLAGALLLMIAPFLWMLSGSFKPEADIRAVPPVLIPTAPTTANFHELFSRLDFTSMFANSVTVALAVTAGNLIFCSMLGYALAKLEFRGQRAVFTLVIGTLMIPGLVTFVPLYVLVANMNLTGSLLGLILPFLATPFGVFLMRQFISSLPDELIDAARVDGCSELAIFWKIILPLTKPALATLGIITFLGSWNNFLWPLVVAQNESQYTLPVGLALASSGQDFTRYGILLAGSVVVLLPVTIVFLLFQRQFVAGIATTGLK
- a CDS encoding carbohydrate ABC transporter permease translates to MTSMSTKTLPGQGDAHESSTAGPQQSAGRRPFALRSTARGRQTRAAWTLAAPFLALFLAFMLLPVVWSLLMSLTDTQSADLRTPLNVSFTGFDNYVRLFQDEQFVHALRNTAVFVVVGLPLTLAAGLAAAVALDRGIRRFRAVFRVGFYLPVITSIVAIAVVWKTLLEPRTGLVNTVLGWFGIDGPAWLADTRFALPVMILMAVWRNLGTVMIIMLAGLQSVPQSLMEAAELDGAGAWQRFWQVTFPLLRPALLLTAVTTGIGYLQFFDEPFVMTQGGPLDSTLSATMYAYQQFGNGNYDVASAAGYVIFVLIVALTVLQFRILRDKD
- a CDS encoding glycoside hydrolase family 3 N-terminal domain-containing protein codes for the protein MTLPEKVGQLLMLDAQHGDLVDILSTKLAGSVLHVTPERMPEAMEMAQRTRLGIPLLTVDDCIHGHSFWPGATIFPTQLAMGCTWDPSLLHRVARAAATEIATTGIHGTFSPVLCITRDLRWGRINETFGEDPFLIGELGAAMVRGYQGEGLSDPTAVLAYAKHFAGYSETLGGRDASEADLSPRKLRSWFLPPFEQAVRAGCRGFMLGYQSIDGVPITANQWLINDVLKGEWGFTGTLVTDWDNVGRMVYDQRTCADYAEAAAVAVNSGNDLIMATPAFFEGAQEAVARGLVDEKQIDDAVRRVLRLKFELGLFEDPRAPDPERQAQVIGCREHADLNLETARRSMVLLRNEGILPLDGGLTSDTTGRAASQGTPRTIAVIGPNADSPQAMLGDWAGATGQVPWMPDGHPRKTVETVLDGLRAVVPADWTIAHARGADIESPASNSEWSLGPDGQPQPPVFTPAPVDQAQLREATSAAEAADYAVVVVGDTIDLTGEVRSTATLDLQGSQIALLDAVAATGTPMIVVLIQSKPSTLPESALNAAALIEAFNPGMRGGRALAELLLGLTEPSGRLPVSFARHVGQQPVFYNQVRGQHGNRYADLTQDPLFAFGEGLSYTTVTYSDLVVQEEDVAVDGTVHATVRLTNRGSRPALETVQAYISDLTTSVTWAEQELKGFTQAEIPPGESLEVNISIPASRCSLVTADNRRVVEPGEFALRVGPSSRREQQLSAGFRIRA